One Ricinus communis isolate WT05 ecotype wild-type chromosome 1, ASM1957865v1, whole genome shotgun sequence DNA window includes the following coding sequences:
- the LOC107262690 gene encoding riboflavin biosynthesis protein PYRD, chloroplastic has protein sequence MQIQKLTLPNNALSPLNFSHSPHIHSSFSPSRRHSNSPSRVIFKSGFCNSAKRVSRSLSGTRRYSSNLVKVSCAMLENEDKDDSFYIRRCVEIARKAIGCTSPNPMVGCVIVKDGKIVGEGFHPKAGQPHAEVFALRDAGDLAENATAYVSLEPCNHYGRTPPCTEALIKAKVKKVVVGMVDPNPIVASRGLDRLRDAGIDVTAGVEEELCKRLNEAYIHQMLTGKPFVTLRYSLSVNGHLLNQLGEGATECSGYYSRLLQEYDAVIVSTPTVDMFSVPMSQEPGANQPLCVITTASFSPIRVPSMAKEAAANIIIFADKETNVEPETAEIGIETVVLDWISLKEILEYCKRRGLCSVLLDLRGSFGELEGLLNDGIEQNLLQKVVVEVLPWWYESSIESSFAALKNIRKRLKVKNLQPSIAGESIILEGYL, from the exons ATGCAAATTCAGAAACTCACTCTCCCAAATAACGCTCTTTCACCACTCAATTTCTCACATTCTCCTCATATACACTCATCCTTTTCACCGTCACGCCGCCACTCCAATTCTCCTTCTAGAGTTATATTTAAGTCTGGATTTTGCAATTCAGCCAAAAGGGTCTCCAGGTCACTAAGTGGTACGAGAAGATATAGTAGTAACTTGGTTAAGGTCAGTTGTGCAATGTTGGAAAATGAAGATAAAGATGATAGCTTTTATATAAGGAGGTGTGTGGAGATTGCAAGAAAGGCAATTGGGTGCACAAGTCCTAATCCTATGGTGGGTTGTGTCATTGTCAAAGATGGCAAGATTGTTGGTGAAGGGTTTCACCCTAAAGCTGGTCAACCTCATGCTGAG GTATTTGCTCTTAGAGATGCTGGAGATTTAGCCGAGAATGCAACAGCTTATGTGAGTCTGGAGCCATGTAATCACTATGGAAGAACTCCACCATGCACTGAAGCTCTCATTAAAGCCAAAGTTAAGAAGGTGGTGGTTGGAATGGTCGATCCAAATCCAATTGTGGCTTCAAGAGGTTTGGATAGATTGAGAGATGCAGGAATTGATGTAACTGCTGGTGTTGAAGAAGAATTGTGCAAGAGGCTTAACGAGGCCTACATCCATCAAATGTTGACTGGGAAGCCCTTTGTTACACTTAG ATACTCCCTCTCAGTCAATGGCCACCTCTTAAACCAACTTGGAGAAGGTGCCACAGAGTGCAGTGGATACTACTCAAGATTGTTACAGGAATATGATGCAGTTATAGTTTCCACCCCGACAGTTGACATGTTCTCAGTTCCTATGTCACAAGAACCTGGTGCCAATCAACCCCTCTGTGTCATAACAACAGCTTCTTTTTCTCCAATCCGAGTTCCTTCCATGGCCAAAGAAGCAGCTGCtaacataataatatttgcTGACAAAGAGACAAATGTCGAACCTGAAACAGCTGAAATAGGAATAGAAACTGTAGTTCTGGATTGGATAAGTTTGAAGGAAATTCTGGAATATTGCAAGCGTCGGGGATTATGCAGTGTTTTGTTGGATCTGAGAGGAAGTTTTGGTGAACTTGAAGGTCTTCTCAATGATGGTATTGAGCAGAATCTCTTGCAAAAAGTTGTGGTGGAAGTATTGCCATGGTGGTATGAAAGTAGCATCGAGAGTTCTTTTGCAGCTCTGAAGAATATTAGGAAAAGACTGAAAGTGAAAAATCTACAACCCAGTATTGCAGGTGAGAGCATTATACTTGAGGGTTATCTTTAG
- the LOC8261867 gene encoding UPF0187 protein At3g61320, chloroplastic, which yields MSPPTTTPFKSPLPKTSLSSNFTPKILLTLHLTTFPSKPNRKKSNLSLKTLCSKPPPNPHKTLTLTLISLLRAIPDWSDRIKERGMQQKRTLYNHNKWVEHRSSLRHLRHLLSSLQSRVILSLIPPVIAFTSVAVIIASYNSAVEMHFFPGFFPVLRASSLPYQLTAPALALLLVFRTEASYSRYEEGRKAWTKVISGVNDFARQVIATVDNSKDAVLKNALLQYVIAFPVALKCHVIYGSDINRDLRNLLEVDDLAMLLNSRHRPRCIIEFISQSLQLLNLEESKRHLLESKISCLHEGIGVCEQLMGIPIPLSYTRLTSRFLVLWHLTLPIILWDDCHWIVVPATFISAASLFCIEEVGVLIEEPFPMLALDELCNLVNSNIQEAIATEKAIQNQLIAKRKRHACEHSTNGWPNS from the exons ATGTCACCCCCCACAACAACACCCTTTAAGTCGCCACTCCCCAAAACCTCACTTTCTTCCAACTTTACCCCCAAAATTCTCCTCACGCTACACCTAACTACCTTTCCCTCCAAACCTAACAGAAAAAAATCCAATCTTTCCTTAAAAACTCTCTGCTCAAAACCCCCACCAAATCCCCATAAAACCTTAACTCTAACCCTAATTTCCCTTCTCCGCGCAATCCCAGACTGGTCTGACCGGATAAAAGAGAGAGGAATGCAACAAAAACGCACTCTATACAACCACAATAAATGGGTCGAACACAGGAGTTCACTTCGCCATTTACGCCACTTACTCTCAAGTCTACAGTCACGTGTAATTTTATCACTAATACCTCCTGTCATTGCCTTTACTTCGGTTGCTGTGATCATTGCTAGCTATAATTCAGCTGTTGAGATGCATTTCTTCCCTGGGTTTTTCCCTGTTCTCAGAGCTTCTTCCTTGCCTTATCAGTTGACTGCTCCGGCATTGGCTTTGTTGCTTGTTTTTAGGACAGAAGCTTCTTATTCCAGATATGAAGAGGGGAGAAAAGCTTGGACTAAGGTTATTTCGGGTGTTAATGATTTTGCTAGACAGGTTATTGCTACTGTTGACAATTCAAAAGATGCTGTGCTTAAAAATGCTCTCTTGCAATATGTTATAGCCTTTCCAGTGGCTCTTAAG TGCCATGTGATTTATGGGTCAGATATTAACAGAGACCTTCGAAACTTGCTTGAAGTAGATGATCTAGCTATGTTACTCAATTCTAGGCATCGGCCTCGTTGCATTATTGAGTTCATTTCACAAAGCCTTCAATTGCTCAACTTAGAGGAATCAAAGAGACATCTGCTG GAGTCGAAAATTTCATGTTTGCATGAAGGAATTGGTGTTTGTGAACAACTCATGGGAATTCCCATTCCACTCTCATATACGCGCTTGACATCAAGATTTCTGGTCCTTTGGCATCTAACACTTCCTATAATACTTTGGGATGATTGCCACTGGATTGTTGTTCCTGCAACTTTTATCAGTGCTGCTTCCTTGTTCTGCATAGAAGAA GTTGGTGTTCTGATCGAGGAACCATTTCCAATGTTAGCACTTGATGAGCTTTGTAATCTAGTTAACAGCAACATTCAGGAAGCAATTGCAACTGAGAAAGCCATTCAAAATCAACTCATTGCAAAGAGAAAGAGACATGCTTGTGAGCACTCGACAAACGGTTGGCCTAACTCATAA
- the LOC8261865 gene encoding neural Wiskott-Aldrich syndrome protein has translation MEQPSPPQDPNPPDTAPPPAPPSQQQQPPPPKQPESEAAAAAAPPLPPTTPTATAATPLPATAAPKPSIPPSAAAAAYLPPFKSKKRPLDSNVQLQDCTYFKIRAVLKDIRPHLLEVLRTVDFRNCKGADELRQRLKLLMELYKELTAEAFITKKPKNEPGGQHLSSENGAAEKPQKQLQDVKPTEQLQSDHVFAKPSEKEAIHLEEQSCYIGGSAFGWNFITFPGSKPVFYGRTKEAFRAAQDAS, from the exons ATGGAACAACCGAGTCCACCTCAGGACCCGAACCCTCCTGACACAGCTCCACCTCCAGCTCCCCCTTCACAACAGCAACAACCACCACCACCAAAACAGCCCGAGTCGGAGGCAGCGGCAGCAGCAGCACCCCCACTACCACCAACTACGCCGACTGCAACAGCGGCCACACCACTACCTGCAACAGCAGCACCAAAACCATCGATACCACCGTCGGCGGCAGCAGCCGCTTATCTCCCTCCTTtcaaaagcaagaaaagacCACTTGACAGTAATGTCCAGCTTCAAGACTGTACCTACTTCAAGATTCGTGCTGTTCTCAAAGATATTCGTCCCCATTTACTCGAG GTGCTTCGAACAGTGGACTTCCGCAATTGCAAAGGCGCTGATGAACTTCGACAGA GGTTGAAGCTTCTGATGGAACTATACAAAGAATTGACTGCTGAAGCATTCATCACAAAGAAGCCTAAGAATGAACCAGGAGGGCAGCATTTGTCAAGTGAAAATGGAGCTGCAGAAAAACCCCAGAAGCAGCTCCAAGATGTTAAGCCGACAGAACAGCTTCAATCTGATCATGTATTTGCAAAACCATCTGAAAAGGAAGCTATACATCTTGAGGAGCAATCATGTTATATTGGAGGATCTGCATTTGGCTGGAACTTTATCACTTTTCCAGGCAGTAAACCTGTTTTCTATGGGAGAACAAAGGAAGCGTTCCGAGCTGCTCAAGATGCTTCATAG
- the LOC8261863 gene encoding uncharacterized protein LOC8261863 produces MSKKNNLARRKRQHEFELQKEKEQKEKNEKKLQAKKNKMKVDNTNKMKKKGASGFSVKKKKVKTKLTALTKAKAAQAMEVDK; encoded by the exons atgtctaAGAAGAACAATTTAGCTCGTAGAAAGAGACAACACGAATTCGAGCTTCAAA AGGAGAAGgaacagaaagaaaagaacGAGAAGAAACTCCAAGCAAAGAAGAACAAGATGAAA GTTGACAATACTAacaagatgaagaagaaaggtGCAAGTGGGTTTTcagtaaagaagaaaaaggtgaaGACCAAATTGACTGCATTGACAAAAGCTAAAGCTGCTCAGGCAATGGAGGTTGACAA
- the LOC8261864 gene encoding serine/threonine-protein kinase BSK3, with product MGSLCSKFIPCCLDSQFKAAAVVEVPDTVGNEGKSEIDYLPAFREFTFEQLKNATSGFAVENIVSEHGEKAPNVVYKGKLENQRRIVVKRFNRMAWPDARQFLEEARFVGQLRNHRLANLLGCCCEGDERLLVAEYLPNETLAKHLFHWETQPMKWAMRLRVALHLAEALEYCTSKGRALYHDLNAYRILFDEDGNPRLSSFGLMKNSRDGKSYSTNLAFTPPEYLRTGRVTPESVIYSFGTLLVDLLSGKHIPPNHALDLIRDRNLQMLTDSCLEGQFSNDDGTELVRLASRCLQYELRERPSSKSLVAALTPLQKETEVPSHVLMGIPHSASLSPLSPIGEACSRKDLTAIHEILDGLGYKDDEGVTNELSFQMWTDEMQETLTFKKKGDSAFKQKDLRDAIECYTQFIDAGTMVSPTLFARRSLSFLMTDMPQEALNDAMQAQVISPVWHVASYLQAVALGVLGMETEAQVALKEGTNLEAQKNATSEQK from the exons atgGGGAGTCTCTGCTCCAAGTTCATTCCATGCTGCTTGGATTCACAGTTCAAAGCAGCTGCAGTCGTTGAAGTTCCTGATACTGTTG GGAATGAAGGAAAGAGTGAGATTGATTACTTGCCAGCTTTTCGTGAGTTCACGTTCGAGCAGTTAAAGAATGCAACGTCAGGTTTTGCAGTAGAAAACATAGTGTCTGAACATGGAGAGAAGGCTCCAAATGTTGTTTATAAAGGGAAGCTGGAAAACCAAAGGAGAATTGTTGTTAAACGTTTTAATAGAATGGCTTGGCCTGATGCAAGACAATTTTTG GAGGAAGCAAGATTTGTCGGTCAGCTCCGCAACCATAGATTGGCAAATTTGCTTGGTTGTTGTTGTGAAGGTGATGAGAGGCTACTTGTGGCAGAATACTTGCCCAATGAGACACTTGCAAAACACCTTTTTCATT GGGAAACACAACCTATGAAATGGGCAATGAGATTAAGGGTTGCTCTACATCTTGCTGAAGCTCTAGAATACTGTACAAGTAAAGGCCGTGCCCTTTATCACGACCTTAATGCTTATAGAATTCTATTTGATGAG GATGGTAATCCAAGACTGTCGAGCTTTGGTCTGATGAAAAACAGCAGGGATGGAAAAAGTTACAGTACTAATTTAGCATTTACACCTCCTGAGTATTTGAGAACTG GGAGAGTAACACCAGAAAGTGTGATATATAGTTTTGGCACTCTTTTGGTTGACCTTCTCAGCGGAAAGCATATCCCTCCCAACCAT GCCCTTGACTTGATACGGGACAGAAACCTACAGATGTTGACAGATTCTTGCTTGGAAGGACAGTTTTCTAATGATGATGGGACTGAGTTAGTACGCTTGGCTTCTCGATGTTTACAGTATGAACTCCGGGAACGACCAAGTTCAAAATCATTAGTGGCTGCTTTGACTCCTCTTCAGAAGGAAACTGAA GTTCCTTCCCATGTTTTAATGGGTATACCACATAGTGCTTCGCTCTCTCCTTTATCCCCAATTGGTGAGGCTTGCTCGAGAAAGGACCTGACAGCCATACATGAAATCTTGGATGGCCTTGGCTATAAAGACGATGAAGGAGTAACAAATGAG CTTTCTTTCCAAATGTGGACTGATGAAATGCAAGAAACTTTAACTTTCAAGAAGAAGGGTGATTCTGCTTTCAAGCAGAAGGACCTCAGAGATGCAATTGAGTGTTATACACAG TTCATTGATGCTGGAACCATGGTTTCCCCAACCCTTTTTGCACGACGCAGCCTGTCTTTCCTCATGACTGACATGCCTCAAGAAGCTCTAAATGATGCAATGCAAGCGCAAGTCATTTCCCCTGTATGGCATGTTGCATCTTATCTCCAGGCTGTCGCCCTTGGTGTATTAGGAATGGAGACTGAAGCACAGGTAGCACTGAAGGAAGGTACAAATTTAGAAGCTCAAAAGAACGCAACCTCTGAACAGAAGTGA
- the LOC8261866 gene encoding uncharacterized protein LOC8261866 yields the protein MNPKTDKIVRRTTMVATAVASYFLLTADYGPQPNAVDPVKKAILSAENSVKEFIFGSKKGP from the exons ATGAATCCGAAAACAGACAAGATAGTGAGGAGGACAACGATGGTGGCGACTGCAGTTGcttcttattttctcttaacTGCTGACTATGGCCCCCAACCCAACGCTGTAGACCct GTCAAAAAGGCAATACTATCAGCAGAGAACTCTGTGAAAGAGTTCATCTTTGGATCAAAGAAAGGACCTTAA
- the LOC8261869 gene encoding F-box/kelch-repeat protein SKIP4 has translation MEGESDRITQIEEGQAQLIRGLPDDIVLFCLARVPRKYHTVLKCVCRRWRDLVCSEEWRAYRMKHNLSETWIYALCRDKFDQICCYVLDPDSSRRCWKLIQGLPSHCLKRKGMGFEALGKKLYFLGGCGWLEDATDEAYCYDVSRNSWTEATSLSTARCYFACEVMDGKIYAIGGLGSKLSDPHSWDTFDAHKNCWESHSDANIVPDVEDSIVLDGKIYIRCGASSVSSHVYAVLYEPLNGTWQHADVDMASGWRGPAVVVDGCLYVLDQSSGTRLMIWRKDKREWMAVGRLSSLLTRPPCRIVAIGKRIFIIGKGLSTVVFDIGKTGNMEGVMVSSSIPGLNYEDDVISCKSLAL, from the exons ATGGAAGGTGAATCTGATAGAATCACTCAAATAGAAGAGGGTCAAGCTCAATTGATTCGGGGGCTTCCTGATGACATTGTTCTTTTCTGCTTGGCAAGAGTGCCGCGGAAGTACCACACGGTGCTGAAGTGTGTTTGCAGGAGATGGAGAGACTTAGTGTGCAGTGAGGAGTGGCGTGCTTATCGTATGAAGCACAATTTGAGTGAGACTTGGATATATGCTTTGTGTCGTGACAAGTTTGACCAGATATGTTGTTATGTGTTGGACCCCGATTCTTCAAGAAGGTGTTGGAAGCTTATTCAAGGGCTTCCTTCTCACTGTTTGAAGAGAAAAGGTATGGGTTTTGAAGCTCTAGGGAAGAAGCTTTACTTTTTAGGTGGTTGTGGTTGGTTGGAAGATGCTACTGATGAAGCCTATTGCTATGACGTTTCAAGGAACTCTTGGACTGAAGCTACTTCCTTGTCTACAGCAAG GTGCTATTTTGCTTGTGAAGTTATGGATGGGAAAATCTACGCCATTGGTGGGTTAGGTTCAAAGTTGAGCGATCCACATTCTTGGGACACTTTTGATGCTCACAAGAATTGTTGGGAATCACATTCTGATGCTAACATTGTTCCTGATGTTGAGGATTCCATAGTCTTGGATGGGAAGATCTACATCCGTTGCGGTGCCTCATCAGTGAGTTCTCATGTATATGCTGTTCTTTATGAGCCTTTAAATGGCACGTGGCAACATGCAGATGTTGACATGGCATCAGGTTGGAGGGGTCCAGCAGTTGTTGTGGATGGTTGCCTTTATGTGCTGGATCAGAGTTCAGGAACGAGGCTGATGATTTGGCGGAAGGATAAAAGGGAATGGATGGCAGTTGGAAGGCTGTCATCATTGCTTACAAGACCGCCTTGTCGAATTGTAGCAATTGGGAAGAGGATATTCATTATAGGGAAGGGACTTAGCACGGTGGTGTTTGATATTGGCAAAACTGGAAATATGGAAGGGGTGATGGTCAGTTCTTCCATACCCGGATTAAACTATGAGGATGATGTAATCAGTTGTAAATCTTTAGCATTATGA
- the LOC107262694 gene encoding integrin-linked protein kinase 1-like, protein MKTFWIFVLLSPHPLKAALFTLHCFINFNFFDQTSDCSLCLMEGCKTPSPPKRTHPQINDTEGPYRLLHCSAKGDKTGVMQELEKGVEPNFSDYDKRTALHLASCEGCTEIVVLLLEKGADVNSIDRWGRTPLSDARSFGHQDICKILESRGGTDPVGLDSQTPCYEIDYNEVDMDGAALIGEGSYGEVYLVKWRGTEVAAKTIRSSIASSQKVKNTFLKELGLWQKLRHPNIVQFLGVLKHSDRLIFLTEYLRNGSLYDILKRKGRLDTQTAVAYSLDIARGMNYLHQHKPHAIIHRDLTPRNVLQDESGHLKVTDFGLSKIAQEKDAGYKMTGGTGSYRYMAPEVYRRESYGKSVDVFSFALIVHEMFQGGPSNRAELPEQVADKRAYEDSRPSLSSFVYPEPIKMLLRECWHKNPECRPTFEEIISQLETIEDNFRYQKPVGGCCGCSIL, encoded by the exons ATGAAGACATTTTGGATTTTTGTTTTACTGTCACCGCATCCATTAAAAGCTGCATTATTTACTCTTCACTGTTTCATCAACT ttaatttcttCGATCAGACTTCCGATTGTTCTCTCTGTTTAATGGAAGGTTGCAAGACTCCATCCCCTCCTAAG AGGACGCATCCACAAATAAATGACACAGAAGGACCATATAGGCTGCTTCATTGTTCAGCAAAGGGAGACAAAACAGGAGTGATGCAGGAATTAGAAAAAGGCGTGGAACCTAACTTTTCTGATTATGATAAGAGAACAGCTCTCCATTTAGCTTCCTGTGAAGGCTGCACTGAAATTGTGGTCCTCCTTCTTGAGAAAGGCGCTGATGTCAACTCTATTGATCGTTGGGGTCGCACT CCACTGTCAGATGCTCGTAGCTTTGGTCATCAGGATATTTGCAAGATACTGGAAAGTCGGGGTGGAACGGATCCG GTAGGACTGGACTCTCAGACACCATGCTATGAGATTGATTATAATGAAGTGGACATGGATGGTGCAGCACTCATTGGAGAA GGATCATACGGTGAAGTTTATCTAGTGAAATGGCGTGGTACAGAAGTAGCAGCAAAGACCATTCGTTCCTCCATTGCGTCAAGTCAGAAAGTGAA GAATACTTTTTTGAAGGAATTGGGTTTGTGGCAAAAATTGCGCCACCCTAATATAGTACAGTTTCTTGGTGTTCTAAAGCACTCTGATCGCTTAATCTTTCTTACGGAGTATCTTCGCAAT ggAAGTTTGTACGACATACTGAAAAGGAAGGGAAGACTTGATACACAAACAGCAGTTGCCTATTCTTTAGATATTGCAAG AGGTATGAATTATCTGCATCAACACAAACCACATGCTATTATTCATCGGGATCTGACGCCAAG GAACGTGCTGCAAGATGAATCAGGACACCTTAAGGTTACGGACTTTGGTTTAAGCAAAATTGCACAGGAAAAAGATGCGGGTTACAAGATGACTGGCGGAACGGGTTCAT ATCGTTACATGGCACCTGAAGTTTATCGTCGAGAATCATATGGAAAGAGTGTTGATGTTTTCTCGTTTGCTCTTATAGTACATGAG ATGTTCCAAGGAGGACCGTCGAATAGGGCAGAACTCCCTGAGCAAGTTGCAGACAAGAGGGCTTATGAAGATTCTCGACCATCCCTATCCTCATTCGTGTACCCTGAACCGATCAAGAT GCTTCTTCGAGAGTGCTGGCATAAGAATCCAGAATGCCGACCTACATTTGAAGAGATAATTTCACAGCTAGAGACAATTGAAGACAATTTCAGATATCAGAAACCCGTAGGTGGTTGTTGCGGCTGTAGCATCTTATGA
- the LOC8289183 gene encoding uncharacterized protein LOC8289183: MALNNQTRKTLETTAVDTTTTPRSPEEKPESVAEEEEEEEVEEEELEKLETEAKEMATRILEYRATLPDQLKTTFASILSAQRPILPDFHSGSDPGPAGDSNLGVGWQVKSSKSALLMEDDQKHAEKVNLLKNKISSNVSAMPIVLKRMKDCLLKIDNLDSNHGIIHPAFKKKTS, from the exons ATGGCGTTGAACAATCAAACCAGAAAAACCCTAGAAACAACGGCTGTTGATACTACTACTACTCCGCGGAGCCCCGAAGAAAAACCCGAGTCCGTagccgaagaagaagaagaagaagaagtggaAGAGGAAGAATTGGAAAAGTTGGAGACTGAAGCGAAAGAAATGGCTACGAGGATTCTAGAATACAGAGCCACTCTTCCAGATCAGCTCAAAACTACATTTGCTTCAATTCTTTCTGCTCAGCGACCCATTCTACCTGATTTTCATTCTGGGTCGGATCCTGGGCCCGCCGGAGACTCCAATTTAG GTGTAGGATGGCAGGTTAAGTCCAGTAAATCAGCATTACTGATGGAAGACGACCAAAAGCATGCTGAGAAGGTAAATttactgaaaaataaaatctccaGCAATGTATCTGCTATGCCTATTGTACTAAAGAGGATGAAAGACTGTTTATTGAAGATCGACAACTTAGATTCTAACCATGGAATCATACATCCAGCTTTTAAAAAGAAGACTAGCTGA